The following proteins are co-located in the Silene latifolia isolate original U9 population chromosome 1, ASM4854445v1, whole genome shotgun sequence genome:
- the LOC141652167 gene encoding uncharacterized protein LOC141652167 produces the protein MGHLKVTTVTLQMADRTVKRPLGVLEDVPIKIGKLFIPVDFIVLDMAEDTQILIILGRPFLHTAGAIIDVKQGRLTLEVGDDKVTFNLASTLPKPMIEDTCYVIDVVDESMFDYWTRSLLGVPLEAFIALIDFPEDV, from the coding sequence atgggGCATCTTAAAGTTACCACTGTGACCCTACAAATGGCTGACCGGACAGTTAAGCGACCTCTAGGTGTATTAGAGGATGTCCCTATTAAGATAGGTAAATTGTTTATACCTGTTGATTTCATTGTGTTAGATATGGCTGAGGATACTCAGATTCTTATAatcttgggtaggccatttttgcatACTGCAGgggctattattgatgtcaaacagggACGTTTGACTCTCGAGGTAGGGGATGATAAGGTGACTTTTAACTTAGCTAGCACGCTGCCTAAGCctatgatagaggatacatgttatgtTATAGACGTTGTAGATGAATCTATGTTTGACTATTGGACGAGATCCCTTCTTGGGGTCCCGTTAGAAGCTTTCATAGCTCTTATTGATTTTCCAGAGGATGTATAG